The following proteins are co-located in the Imtechella halotolerans genome:
- a CDS encoding SLC13 family permease has product MSITKRIGIILGPLLFVLTIYFFNPEDLSKEGIAVLATALWVAVWWITEAVPIATAALLPIVLFPISGGLSLSETTASYGHKFVFLYLGGFMIAIAIEKWNLHKRIALSIINAIGTNIQRIILGFMVATGFISMWISNTATAVMMLPIGMAIVTQLNDNPNTKANENLIFGKALMLGIAYSASIGGIATLIGTPPNLVLAGVVQETYGYEITFSQWFIFGLPIAILLLFLCWWYLTRIAFKFPEKKFPGGREEINKQLVALGRISYEEKAVALIFFITAFCWITHSFLLKKWIPQLDDTIIAVFFSILLFVIPSSKKNKMILQWEDTIKLPWGIILLFGGGMALASGFERSGLAHWIGSQMHSFQEFPTILFIFLLIAVVNFLTEITSNLATTAMLLPVLAPMAISMDMHPFVLMVATAVAASCAFMLPVATPPNAVVFGSGYLQIPDMVKKGIVMNIISIGLLSAFVYWILPLLWNLTIEGFPTNLLTP; this is encoded by the coding sequence ATGAGCATTACAAAACGAATTGGCATTATTCTAGGGCCTTTATTATTTGTATTAACTATTTACTTTTTCAACCCCGAGGACCTTTCCAAAGAAGGTATCGCTGTATTAGCCACTGCACTTTGGGTCGCTGTGTGGTGGATTACTGAAGCAGTACCAATTGCTACTGCTGCCCTTTTGCCTATAGTACTCTTTCCCATTTCAGGCGGCTTATCTTTAAGTGAGACCACGGCCTCATATGGGCATAAATTTGTCTTCTTATATTTAGGAGGCTTCATGATAGCCATTGCTATTGAAAAATGGAACTTACATAAACGCATTGCTTTATCCATTATTAATGCAATTGGTACAAACATACAACGCATCATATTAGGTTTTATGGTAGCCACTGGCTTTATCTCTATGTGGATATCTAATACGGCCACGGCAGTAATGATGCTACCAATTGGGATGGCCATAGTAACACAACTAAATGACAACCCAAACACCAAGGCAAATGAAAACTTGATTTTTGGAAAGGCACTAATGCTTGGAATAGCCTATAGTGCTTCCATTGGAGGAATTGCTACTCTAATTGGCACTCCGCCAAACCTTGTGTTGGCAGGGGTTGTTCAAGAAACTTACGGGTACGAAATCACATTTTCACAATGGTTTATATTTGGTCTACCAATAGCTATACTTTTGCTTTTTCTATGTTGGTGGTATTTAACTCGTATAGCCTTCAAATTTCCAGAAAAAAAATTCCCAGGCGGACGAGAGGAAATTAATAAACAACTAGTTGCCCTTGGAAGAATTAGCTACGAAGAAAAAGCAGTTGCACTTATCTTTTTTATTACAGCTTTTTGTTGGATAACACATTCTTTTCTGCTTAAAAAATGGATTCCACAACTTGATGATACCATTATAGCAGTATTCTTTTCCATTCTTCTTTTCGTGATTCCTTCTTCTAAAAAGAACAAAATGATATTACAATGGGAAGACACTATTAAACTCCCATGGGGTATAATCCTATTATTTGGAGGAGGTATGGCCTTAGCTTCAGGATTTGAAAGAAGTGGATTAGCACATTGGATAGGAAGTCAAATGCACTCGTTTCAAGAATTCCCAACCATTCTTTTTATATTTCTACTTATTGCAGTGGTAAATTTCTTAACAGAAATCACTTCCAATTTAGCTACAACAGCAATGCTACTTCCTGTTTTGGCTCCCATGGCAATCAGTATGGACATGCATCCATTTGTTCTTATGGTAGCTACTGCAGTTGCTGCCTCATGTGCTTTTATGCTACCTGTTGCAACGCCTCCTAATGCCGTAGTTTTTGGTTCAGGGTATCTCCAAATACCAGATATGGTGAAAAAAGGGATTGTTATGAATATTATTTCAATAGGTTTACTATCGGCATTTGTATATTGGATATTACCTCTTTTATGGAATCTAACCATTGAAGGATTTCCTACTAATCTATTAACTCCTTAG